The DNA segment TGAATTCTCCGTAGGTCAATTTTAGGTGAATAACTTGGTTGCGTTTGCTCGTGGCTAGCTAAATGAGTGCTGTGGCCAGCTGGGAAGGTACAACTGGGCTACCCGGAGCAGTTCATCAGTAGCagcgaaggaaaaaaaaaaaaaaggcaatgggaAGGTAAAGGGCAAACCGGATGAGCACCATCAGCCTCGCGGTGTCCGGATGCTGCTGAGGGACGTTGGGATCCTGCGCTTGTAAATGGCTGCAAGAAATACATCAACTGTTAAATAAAagcggattaaaaaaaaaaatatcttatttttcacTGCAGGTGATACCAGCAATACAAATGAGCACCAAGTCCAGGGAAGACTTAAATCAGCGGATCTTACATTTGTAAGCACGCACCAGTACCGAGAGATTTGGAATTTGAACATCCttttatttacaaattttaaTGTATGTGTCAAAACGCAGCACAGCCACAAAGCTCTAAACGCCATGACATCCTGCATTCTGCCGTGACACATCCACGGGAAAGGACATATTTTGTGGAAGGACGAGTTCCAAAATCAACTACGCCGTCCAGGGGTGGGAGCTGTGACGACAGCCTCCAGCTGCCGGAAAATAGTTGTGAGCAACGTAAGGACACCATAGAACAGCCAACGTGAGGGCAGTTAAGCAAAAATGGTTTCTCAACGGTCCCGAGATAAAAGCGGAGCCATCTTTCTCTCCTCAGGAGCCACTGTCGAGTTTTACACTTCCATGTCCCATTCCCCCAGGGGACCTAAAGGACTGATGACTTAAGTTACCCAGCGCCCACGGAAGCCATTTCCCAGGCCACGGCGCAGTATTTTACACCCACGTTCTTCCTTCGCCGCTAACAGCGGCCACGATTCACCCAGCGCGGCCAGACAACAGGCCCAGTTAAAACCCCTGACAACCGCCCAAAGACTGGGGGAGGAAAGCACGGAGGGAAAAGGGACCTAACACAAGGTCACACACGCTGCTGAGCGTTAGCGAGGGGTTCAAAGGGACAGCTGGGAACATATGCACGTTTAAACGTCTTATTTCCTGCACAAACGTTTTCTTCACTGACATTTATGTCAAGGCAAAGGTGCTTTTCAGATCAGGTAGCCCACCAAAACATGGCAAATTCAGCAGCTATCTACTCGCTTCACTattcatttaaagagaaaatccTCAAGCGGGCAGCAGTTTGACAAAAGAAAGCCCAGCTTCCTTCCAAATCCTCCAAACCAACTTCTGCCCTTGTCACACAAACCAACAAccgcttttttttccttagagcaACCTCGGACAAGGCCCAGCCCTGGGCCAGAAAGCCAGTATTTCAGGAGCTGTTTTGCATGCAAGAAATCCAGCAGCAACGGCAGTGTGAGCTCCGTCCTGGGACGGGACCCGAGCCGCTTCCCGTGGCAATCCGCTGCGCTAACGAGAGAGAAAGGGATCCTCCTCTCTCCCGCAGAGACCCTGCAGCTTCAGCGCCTGGATGCTCAGACGGATTGTTCCCACTGTTTCAGCCGCCTGCATCGAGAGGAGAAAAGCGGAATGATGTTATAGACAGGCTAACGAAACCACCGAGGGACTCCCTGATGACATGCTtcctttattttgatttattacgCGTCCTTACCTTGCTAAAGCTGTGCACTTACacccctgtgcttcacagaagACAACTTTAGTAAGttctcttttcctcccacatTTATTATCAGGATTGCTTCCCATCCTAacgttttttcttctttttccctagtAGCATTAAGCCAACACGTCACGTGCATGTGAGTGCCAAATACCCTCACACAGATTAAGAGCACGCGCAGCGTTTGTGCAGAGATTTCAGTCAGTGGTTGCTCCCTCTTCTCAAACAGGAAACGCCAgtgcccaaaagaaaaaaactaagatGCACAGTTTGCCCCTACGTGTTAACAGTATTGCCATGACATGCTCATGGCTGTCTGAACACCCTTCCAGAGCACCTTGTCTCCTTCCCTCTTTATTCTCCCCAACTTCTGCTCCCTCTGGAAGGTGCagtcctcctgcccagcctcagTGAGGGAAGAGGGATGAGTGTGAGAGTGAAAAACCTCGGCTAAGCGCTGCACTTCTCGCTTTCAAGAGGCTGAGAAACTCCAAGACGTACAGACACTCCAAGACACCCTGGAAGATGCTGAGCGATAAGAGGTAACAATAccccaatagaaaaaaaaaaagcaaaacaacaatcaaaacaacacaattttttctatgaggggttttttttttttttcagacaaaacaaCTTAGAGAACTGCCTGTCTTTCAACGGGCAAGATGAGAAACTATTAAAACCACATTTAAAAGCCTCAGCTTAAAACAATCTAGAATGACAAGAAGCAAGGCTAACTCAAAGTGCAAATAGAGTGTCAGAGTTCAAACTTAGCAATTCGATCTTAAGCCTACAAGGCAACCACACAGCCAggacttttcctaagcttccttCTCTTCCAGACTCCTACCTCATGCTTGGAGAGCACTCAGGTATCAACAGCTACGTTAAATAAATTTAGATTGTATAACATGGTTACTAAGTCCATTTTCAGGGACGCGCTCGACAGTGCTGTACATAGGACCCAGTTTTTCCACTCTTCATCTGAAGGCAGCCACATTCCCTTTTTGGTTATTCTATCGCCTTCCTCTACCCCCAACTTAACGAGCTGCTTAATTTCCAACACCAACGCCCAGCACCTCAGCTTAGGAAAACGATTTACTTTCTACAGCCAGCTTCAGTACCCGTGAAGAAAGCCGGGTGCTGCCCTCTGTAAGAAATCTGTCCTAGCAAGAAGTCCTCATCAAGAATGCGTAAAAGGATTGTCCCACTGCACCTCCCAACTAGGTAAGTGTTCACGAAACTATCCATCTGAAAGATACCAGAAGCCTACACAGCAGAAATTGAAGCCACCGGAAGGCAACGCTGCAGAAATTAACGCTTACCTTTTACAGGCAGGTGTCATCTCCTTCTCCACAAGGCTAGTGCTCAACTCTAGGGAAACCGGCTTCTGACGCATCGGGCATCAAGGTCCCCGACAGCTGTAaattgggaagggaaaaaaaaagaaaaaaagaagaaaaaaaaagagagtgtcAATTTCCAAGTGTAGTATAAATAGAGAACAATCAGAAATTGCCTTCTGTGTTCCCAATGTGCAACTTaaacaaatctgttctttgatcagatcagactttaaaaatgtttcctgccCCAAGACGGTCTGCCCAATCTCAACTGGAAGCAAGGCAGCCGAAGTGACTGCCTCTGGAATTACTTAACTCCCAAACAACACCTCAGTGTTacaagttggtttttttgctagttttcccccttctctccctccgTCTGGCTCCTACACTTTCCCCCTCTGTACTGTCCTCAGCCCCTCAACATCTAACACAGCCAGAACAGTTCTCCTCAAAACATATGTCCCTCCTGGTCTCTCTTCAACTCCGGTAAATCAGGCTTACTTTCACCCCGATCCAGCCAGCTGAATTCGCAACAATTCACACTGTCCGCCTTAGCAGTAAGAATCTAATATCTGGTTAACCTCAGAGAGACAAATAGAGCCCCGTGTTTCATCCATGACCCTTCTCTTTTCCCCCGGCCTAAAGCCTCAGGTCTTTTTACTTAGAAACCAAGGCAAGTTGTGCCTCTGCTAAGAGTCACACTGGAAATTCATGGGTCACGCTATTCAGAAAGTCCCGAACCAAACAAATACGGAGCAGCACAAACTATTTCACTGCTTCGTTACCTGCTGTGAGGCCAGACCTGGGGTATGGAGGTCGATAGCAGCAAGAGAGGGAACGCGGGACTCtgaaactgttttattttcctttttcagaaatctGGGATGCCACCCTGCAAAACACAACCGATGCCTACCATGTTAAGGAAGCAAGAGCTGAGTGCTCTAACGCATGCTGCTTCCTGTCACTTATTTAGGATGCAGGTTTTATTTACAGGACGTCAAAGCTCATACCTTCCACTCCTCTCAGTTCAGGGAGATGATTTAGTTCTGGCAAACGCACATCCGCCTTCGAGAACTcccattttttcctatttgcctGAAGGATGTTTTTTTCATTAGTGACCTGTAATCAAGGGCGTAAGTACCAGctcatgaaaaaacagaaaaaaacaaaaacgaagcTATTTTCAAGCTTAAAAATGCAACAAGATGGCAACGTTCCGCTGTAGTTGGAACTTGCGCAAGAATAGAAGAAAAGACGCTAATGTGTGTGAAGGAATCTATTCTGCTCAAGTGTCatttatacattaaaaacaaCCGAACAGCCGCAGTGAAAACAACCCAATCATCTAAGCGAGACTGCTTTCCGAGAGACAAAATACAACACCGGGAGAATGGCTCAGATCAGTTTTCTGCACGAAGGCAAACGTTCCCGCTGGCATGGAAAGAATACTGCCTAGGTAGCGTGTGCAGTGGAAAGCTTTctatttcagttgttttcattATCAATTTTTAATGCGTTTATGACATGACTAAATAAGGCCTTGACCACGTTAAATCCAAATCTTCAATCCTGCTTCAGTAGCGCAGCACACACGGTCTGTTTTTCCCGGCCAGGCAGGAGGCCACAGATATATTCAAAGTCTCACAGATATCCCGTGTTGGACTGCTCCCCTCATTTAAAATTGTCCTCTGACAGAAAATACGTTTCATATAAGATAACTATTAGCAAAGGATAACAGACAATACAACTGTACGGAAAAAGGgataaaggaaataatatttctagTCGTGACTTAGGGTGAAGGCTGCAACAGATGGGATTCTTGACAATAAAACACATACTTGAGtgcagcatttatttttgctttgccaAGGGGGAAAGACAGATGGCTTACCGACGTCAAGCTTACGCTGTAATGGCCCGCTGGAGAACGCTTCCGTTGCTTCAGAAAGGGGTTCAagtattttttactcttttcatCAACTCTGTAATCAAAAATACACCAAATTTTGTATTAACTGGGGGGGTAACACGGTGAATATAAAAACAACAAATGCAAGACACCCAGAAACACTGTCATTAAATGCTGAGAAAGAAGGCTCACGGGGAAAATATCCTTCGTGAGCTCAGTGAACAGAGAAGTTTGGCCCAAAGGACAAGCCATGAATCAAAGAAAGGCCAGTGTCACAGCAGCCGGCGAACTGTTGCTTGTCCAGTAGCGCTTTGCCGAACGCAGAGAGCCTGTGCGGACACACACAGCTGCTCGAGGTGAAGCCGGGACTTCTCATCCACATAATCCTTCACCCGAATGCTGTTTCGAGCCGTGTCCTGTCCCAAACCCACATCTGGCCTTCCCACACCATCACCCTGCACCTCTCTTGGGACGTTACAGCTCCTTGGTGACAGGGACGATGGATACAAGCTCTTCTAGCTCTGCTCTCGTACCTGTAATTAAGGTTCCCAGCCAAAGGCCCCATCCCAACCGTAGTGGGAGAAAGGTTCTGGTTGATGGGAGGGATAACTATGCCTGCATTCTTGGCATAGTCCAAGCTGCTGCTGGAATCTTTTAGGCTGGTGTGGGGGCTTATTTTAAACGGGTTGATCGCACTGTCATACAGGGAGCTCAGGTTGGAGGATCggtccgccttctctgcatcagcTTTAGAGCGCTTCGCCTTTAATAGCTTTGCATCTCTGCTCTTCGAGTCGATGCTGAAATCCTGTTTGGGAAGATAAGCGTTGTCTTTCTCTTACGGTCCTGTTTAAAAAGTAGCTTAGAGCAgtgcaggtggggaaaaaaagtcagagcCTAAACCTGCGTGATTCTGCAAGGATCTGATGGAGGTGGAATTGTTTTTAGtagaaaacttctgttttccatcaAATGGGAGGAGACTTGTCAGGGTTCCAGCGCCCTCTGTAAATAAGTCACTTTAGAATGGGATCGGAAACTATGGAGGAAGAACAGCCGTATCCTGTGTCACttccaaagaaatgaaataagaGCCCAGTATCACCTCAAAGTCACTCTGAAGCCTCTACTCCTTAGTAGCCAATTGAAAGCAAAATACGTAATTTTAGAGACAGGGCTTTAACACAGGTAAACAACAGCATACAAGCATGTTTTCCTGATTCAACAGGAGTTATACTTCCTAATTGATTCTCCCCTTAGCTCCTTATTTGCCAGGAACTGCATCATGATGTAGTTTACCTGCTAGGGACGGCCCAAATAGCCATTTGAGGACTGCGGAACCGAGCACTGGAACAACCTCGTAAGGGCCAAACGGCTAAAATCAAGGCACAGAACTCCTACACAACAGCCTGCAGGCTGTACTGCACTGAGTCTCAGACCTGCGGGGGCACAGGCCTAACGTACTGCCTTGAATCGGGCGACAAAGTCTCCGGGGCTGTTTAGACTCACAGCGGCCTCCAAAGGTGAGCTTCTCTGGCACATCACACTtacccagcctttttttttttttttaaaaagtgaaagagaCAATTATGCTTATATTCTTGCTATGAACTTAAACTGCTGCACGTACTTATATAgtcattttaaaacatcaaaaaaccccaaacgggTTTGGAAAACAAAGATGAACAAACCTGGACaccaaggatttttctttcttctaaaaattCATCTTTGTCCCTTTTgctgatttttgattttttttgtaactgacGGTCTCTGGCATCTTTCTGAATCTTTAATTTAAGCTCCTGAGCAAATCTACATTCCgtatagggggggaaaaaaaaaaaaaagggcttctGTTAATATCATCATCAGTTGGTGTTCAGCCCAGTCTCCTATAGCCTTTTAAGTAATCAAGTAAACCGTGCCTTTTTAACTACTGAGAAGCCAGCCAAATATGATGtatgcattaaaataaataaaatcttacaaGCACACGCTTTTCACGTTACAGCAATAAAGGCGTTCGTATCCCAGCCGGGTGTAGATGCAGACAGCGAATACAGCGCAAGACTAAGCTACCCAATACGGTGTGACACTGGGTGCGCACACTGAGGAATTAATGTCATGACAAGGTAATGGGGCAAACATGCCGCTGCAATGCGCTCCCTTTCAACCGCTCTATTTCCAGGAAGgctaaacccaaacaaaacccaacccgtTTAGGGGCTGTCAGCTCTGCAAACCCGGCATGCAATCTTCGAGCACAACTGTGTAACTTCCCTCTCATCATtagcctgctttgagcaaggaaTGAACCGTTTACCTTTCAGCAAATCCATCCTTGTTAAAGAAATCGCACTGCAGGAGTTCAGCGCAGGATGGTCTTTTGTCCGGATCAATCTGCAAACACTTCTGTCAAGTCAACATAAACATCAGAAGGCAAATATATTAGAAATTAAACAAAGGCTTTAGTATTTCTGAGTGAAGTcaggaaaaaagctgcaaaactCCCCTTTCTAGGGCCTGTTATATTGAAATGGGCCCAAGAGACACCACTACCAAAAAAGTTTAATGTTTGCTGTCTGCTTCCATTCCAATCACTGATGCTCAGAGAGATTCACTGCACGCGGAATACCTGTCACACAAATACATAACTCCGCTCTCAGTAAGCCTCCcctgttttcagtttgttttgcctAAAGCTTTAGACTCATTAAGCATTTCAAATACAACTATGTGGTTTTCAAGTTGTTTAGTTACCTATCATAAAGGTGCTCCAGACTCCTGCGTCAAAAGGAGCACAACAGCACTCCCTGGAAGGATTCTTCAGAGTCTATGACAAAGCTGTAGGCTTCCTAACTCCCACAGAGTAGATACGTAACCCCAAGGGCATGGGACATGTTTGGATGCCATCCCACCCAAGCCTGCTTGCTTGCAGCGCCTCCACCAAGCAGGCAGAGGGAGGGTTGGCAGAAAACACTATATCCACAGCCCTGCTCGCAAGTAAGGAAGGGCTGTGCATTACCTACAAAGCATCCACTTCGGTACCGGATGAGGGACAAAGGTTGTTGGGAGACCTTTCAAAATATCAACGGATGCAGTGAGGTGTATAGCGGATGCTTTCAACACACAAGCCCTTCTTCACCTTTCAAATCTCCTTGGAAAACTTAGATCAGTGGGGCACCATGAGATACAAATCCTCCCTGGAGGACATGCAGTGACGATTTTGGCTCTGGAGATGACTGGCTTGGTCTCCCCTGTCACCCAGGACAGTAGCTGTTGTATCCTTGCAGTCCTCACTAAGCTTCCAACCCAAGCAGTTGCCTGTTGCATGGGTAGCTGAGAGAACGCCAGTTTAACAGCCTCAGCCCTTTCTGTAGGCTCTTCTTCTGCCCCCCAAGGTGAAGGACAAGTAAACAGAGACACGTTCATAGTAAACGATTGGTTAATTACCTTGGCTAAATCTAGCACTGCAGCAGAGAGCTTGGGATAGCGTTTGTCCAGAGATTCGGCCTCCTTCACTTCAGGCAACCTCATGCCAGCAAAGAGGGGATTTTTATAGAATAACTCTTGGTGTCTTGGAATTAAATTACCTGGAATCACACAACCAAAGCAACCACTCAGAAGAAATACAGAGCAGTCCTGTGAAACATTTGAGAGGCTGAAATACTGTGTCGGAACTACCGTGAAGAGCTACAATCAGTGTCGTTCTGTTTTTACCTGTGTGCCAGGAACTGATGCTGTACTCACAACTTCCCAGCTCCCCCTTTGTAAAAGGCACTAAAAGTACAGGCTCTCAGAAACAGTTCAGCGTGCACCACAgcctttctccctacactcaaCTTCCCCCGTCAAAATGTACTTGACTCCTTCATTACTAAGCAGGCACTAGGAGCCCGACAGGCTGTTCTTACCCAGGCATTTGGTGATATGGTAGAGCTGGTCAATGTCGGAATCTCCAGGGAAGAGGGGCTCTCCCGTAAGCATTTCTGTTATCAGAGCGCCAATAGCCCACACGTCGacagccctggaaaaaaaaaaaacaacccgacATCCCAGCTCAGCGTGGCTTCGTTCTGATCTCTCTTTGA comes from the Chroicocephalus ridibundus chromosome 5, bChrRid1.1, whole genome shotgun sequence genome and includes:
- the CDKL2 gene encoding cyclin-dependent kinase-like 2 isoform X1; amino-acid sequence: MEKYQVLGLVGEGSYGVVTKCRNKESGQIVAVKKFLESEEDAVVRKIAVREIKLLKQLRHENLVNLLEVCKKKKRWYLVFEFVDHTVLDDLEAFPNGLDYSRVRKYLFQIMRGIAFCHSHNIIHRDIKPENILVSQSGVVKLCDFGFARTIAASGEAYTDYVATRWYRAPELLVGDTKYGKAVDVWAIGALITEMLTGEPLFPGDSDIDQLYHITKCLGNLIPRHQELFYKNPLFAGMRLPEVKEAESLDKRYPKLSAAVLDLAKKCLQIDPDKRPSCAELLQCDFFNKDGFAERFAQELKLKIQKDARDRQLQKKSKISKRDKDEFLEERKILGVQDFSIDSKSRDAKLLKAKRSKADAEKADRSSNLSSLYDSAINPFKISPHTSLKDSSSSLDYAKNAGIVIPPINQNLSPTTVGMGPLAGNLNYRVDEKSKKYLNPFLKQRKRSPAGHYSVSLTSVTNEKNILQANRKKWEFSKADVRLPELNHLPELRGVEGWHPRFLKKENKTVSESRVPSLAAIDLHTPGLASQQLSGTLMPDASEAGFPRVEH
- the CDKL2 gene encoding cyclin-dependent kinase-like 2 isoform X4, with protein sequence MRGIAFCHSHNIIHRDIKPENILVSQSGVVKLCDFGFARTIAASGEAYTDYVATRWYRAPELLVGDTKYGKAVDVWAIGALITEMLTGEPLFPGDSDIDQLYHITKCLGNLIPRHQELFYKNPLFAGMRLPEVKEAESLDKRYPKLSAAVLDLAKKCLQIDPDKRPSCAELLQCDFFNKDGFAERFAQELKLKIQKDARDRQLQKKSKISKRDKDEFLEERKILGVQDFSIDSKSRDAKLLKAKRSKADAEKADRSSNLSSLYDSAINPFKISPHTSLKDSSSSLDYAKNAGIVIPPINQNLSPTTVGMGPLAGNLNYRVDEKSKKYLNPFLKQRKRSPAGHYSVSLTSVTNEKNILQANRKKWEFSKADVRLPELNHLPELRGVEGWHPRFLKKENKTVSESRVPSLAAIDLHTPGLASQQLSGTLMPDASEAGFPRVEH
- the CDKL2 gene encoding cyclin-dependent kinase-like 2 isoform X3, which translates into the protein MEKYQVLGLVGEGSYGVVTKCRNKESGQIVAVKKFLESEEDAVVRKIAVREIKLLKQLRHENLVNLLEVCKKKKRWYLVFEFVDHTVLDDLEAFPNGLDYSRVRKYLFQIMRGIAFCHSHNIIHRDIKPENILVSQSGVVKLCDFGFARTIAASGEAYTDYVATRWYRAPELLVGDTKYGKAVDVWAIGALITEMLTGEPLFPGDSDIDQLYHITKCLGNLIPRHQELFYKNPLFAGMRLPEVKEAESLDKRYPKLSAAVLDLAKKCLQIDPDKRPSCAELLQCDFFNKDGFAERFAQELKLKIQKDARDRQLQKKSKISKRDKDEFLEERKILGVQDFSIDSKSRDAKLLKAKRSKADAEKADRSSNLSSLYDSAINPFKISPHTSLKDSSSSLDYAKNAGIVIPPINQNLSPTTVGMGPLAGNLNYRVDEKSKKYLNPFLKQRKRSPAGHYSVSLTSVTNEKNILQANRKKWEFSKADVRLPELNHLPELRGVEGWHPRFLKKENKTVSESRVPSLAAIDLHTPAVGDLDARCVRSRFP
- the CDKL2 gene encoding cyclin-dependent kinase-like 2 isoform X2, with product MEKYQVLGLVGEGSYGVVTKCRNKESGQIVAVKKFLESEEDAVVRKIAVREIKLLKQLRHENLVNLLEVCKKKKRWYLVFEFVDHTVLDDLEAFPNGLDYSRVRKYLFQIMRGIAFCHSHNIIHRDIKPENILVSQSGVVKLCDFGFARTIAASGEAYTDYVATRWYRAPELLVGDTKAVDVWAIGALITEMLTGEPLFPGDSDIDQLYHITKCLGNLIPRHQELFYKNPLFAGMRLPEVKEAESLDKRYPKLSAAVLDLAKKCLQIDPDKRPSCAELLQCDFFNKDGFAERFAQELKLKIQKDARDRQLQKKSKISKRDKDEFLEERKILGVQDFSIDSKSRDAKLLKAKRSKADAEKADRSSNLSSLYDSAINPFKISPHTSLKDSSSSLDYAKNAGIVIPPINQNLSPTTVGMGPLAGNLNYRVDEKSKKYLNPFLKQRKRSPAGHYSVSLTSVTNEKNILQANRKKWEFSKADVRLPELNHLPELRGVEGWHPRFLKKENKTVSESRVPSLAAIDLHTPGLASQQLSGTLMPDASEAGFPRVEH